The segment TTACTGTCGGTGAATATAAGTTTTATTGAAGAACCAATGCAATCTTTGGTGATAAATCATTGCAGTTGTTAATGATTATAGCATTTGGTGATAAACCATTGTAACTTTTGGAATAAACCATTGCAACTACTAGCTAACCATTGCAATGTTTGGTTATCAACCATTACAATCTTTAGTCTAAGAGTTATGGGCACTGATAAATCACAATAAGAAAACCATAACAATCGTTAATAGACTATAAAATTTAGAGATTCATTGTTAGCcgatttttgaattaaaaaaaaaaatacataaacataGAGAACtctatttgttatttttgtgCTTTTTCCTAAGTTCGATAATTTGACTGAAAACCTGATAACCTTCTAGAGTATTTCCATCTTAATACCATCTTGACTTTAAAATAGTATTACTAATCCAACAGAAGTCATCATGTCttcaaaaaggaaaattcaTAATTTATCGATTTagttgaattaattttattattatgttagttaatataataaatatttgtgttTGTTAACAAATTTCCCAGAAGTTCAAggtaatattataaatttgaaaggTCATTTCAACATAAATCAGAATATATCTAGTAAGATATCCAATCTCTTTAATAttctttctaaaaaataaagcaagcaaataaatattaaaattatgattgtTTTACCAACATAGAAATagtaattgttttaaaaaagtatGAACTGATAATTATAATACTATTTCTTAAATaggaaaattatttaaatatcatgcaaaaagaattaaaattattcaaaaggGATTGGCgttatatattatgtgaaaattgtaataataaacttaaaaaatggAAATGCAATTGTCTGTAATATTTGTTCTGATAAAAAGTACAATCAGAACATTAaggtttatataaatatatctttaaatacaTTGTAAttcatattttagttatttaagattaaatatgatttttttgtcatcaacaaaaCAGATTCATACTGACTCTGTAAACTAAACTGGTAATTTTGCATCTATGTGCACAACGAAAGACGGTTGTTCGCCTTTATATTCTCCGTCCAAGATACATAAATGATCTCTGAGTTGATAAAGTTTTCCTTTAAATTCTTAATGTCTTCCAGATAACTTTCATGAgctggccattcttctggttccgaaaccatttTTACCacttgagaacaatccgttgtaAACGTAGCTTGAGACTGACGTAAGTTCCTCATACATTTCATTGCACATATTAGTGCCCCCACCTCCGAGTGAAGAGATGAGAACTTTCCCTGACATTTATAGCCCATCAGTCCATCAAAACCCTCAAGAGTGTTATACCATCCTTGTCCTGGATAAGGTTCCGTATCTTTCCACGATCCATCTATAAAACACCATTGCCATGGAATTAACGGTAGGGTCCTAGCCTCTGTCGATTGTACTGCCCGCTGGGTATTTGGGACATGTGCATCGGCCCAAAGTGTTGATTTCGTTTCCGCCAATTTGAACGTTTCTCTAGGATCAATGTCAAGATTgctaaaaattttattattcctCCTTTCcaaatgtattataaaatctaagaaaattGGTGATCATCCATTTCCGGGAGCTCTCCAAAAAAAATGATCCATATTTGTGAAAAGATAGCTGGTTTGGAAGATAGCCGGATTTGATGGTATCTTTGAGAGTGCCCACACTTGACATGCTGGAAGacattcaaaaaacacatgGTTTATTGATTCATTTGAAGCTCCACATCTTGCACAACATATATCCCCTTGTATTTCTCGCgcttttatgttttttcttacAGATATTGTTACAGCCCATAATGGAGGTCGTCCAAATTGGCTTCTGAGGTTCTAACCGGACCAACCAAAGAAGTGATCTATTGGTCGATAAGTCAAGAATCTGACTTGATAACCTGGAACAAATGGAAATGATATGAGATGGGGTTTATTATATGAATAAAACATAGAAAAcaagctgctggatgtgtatcactatCAGCTTGATTAAAGAATGGATTTGAAGTGGATTTGCGGATGAAGGTTTGACTGAATCTCTCAATCTGAAGGAATGATGGAAACGATGTGATTGACTCTATCAATCTTTTGCACAAACAAACTAGACTCACAAAATCAATAAGACAACAAAGAATCTCTCTTCGAATCCTAAAGACCaatattttatacaaagaaCAACTTTgataaaactgaataaacttTCTATTAACTTGATGAATGAGGATTGTTTGTACAAATGTCGACTATGAGCTTATATAATGTCCAGATACAAAGTTCCTAACGTTTTAAGAAGATAAGAAAGGAAACAACTCAAAAACAAAGCAAGAAATTGAAAACTAACTGTTGTAGCCTTTTGTGGGATTCTTGGCTCCAAGTGAGAAACTTgattcttcttgaatctggacgGTTTTAGGGGATAAAAAAGCTTATTGGGACCCTCTTGGATGCTTGATAGGTGCTTATATCGTCCCTAGCTTGATAAGTAAAGAGCTGTTGGACATTAATGTTGGTTTGCTCCATATAAGGCAAGATGGTGTAAATGaggatcctcctgatcctatGTTGGCTAGTGCATGGTATGAACTCATATAACTCCTTTGGCTCGTGCATAATGTCTCCAGGTAGCCTTGGTTTAGTCTGGATGTTTTCTGTTCGGAATTAATTGGCTTGGAAGTGATTAAACCGAAAGatccaatctttccataaataaCTCCGGTTGAGTTTAATGACTTCTTCAAGGATCCACATGATCCTATGGATGATGGTGCAGATAAGGACTTCTGGAATACATCatgattggttgaaatgatctcctggtTGCCAATTTCTGGTTTGAATCTGATTGAatcggttagcttccaattgaggtaAGTACAGAACTGGTTTGGCCGATTctggagaatggatcataacttctgATTTTTGTGGTAATTTCTCCTGATTTTGGGATTTATGTAAATATGAGAGATCCTTCTTGGATCCTATGATGGGTTTTGGTTCAGGCTGCTCTTTccttgggcttgaatctccttctaAAGTCGGATACTCGCTGATGGACGGGCTGAGGAACCTCTGaattgtaaaattcataacttcctgGTCCGTCAACATTTTGGCCTGATTCAAATTGGTATGAATTCCTTCTTGAGTTTAGAATCCATGAAAATTAGTCTCGTGATTAAAACCCTCCTGGTTTGAACAATATGTCATTTTAAGTGCACATATGTCCTGATTGGCGCCTCGATTTGTTAGGTAAAGGGTTGGGTCGACctccggttcagctactggtttgatggccaCATCAAGTGAAGACTGGTTTCTTGACACTCATTCATGTTCCAAGTGTGGATCAACATGCAGCCATTCTCACCAAACCATTACATTCTAGTCCATTTCCATTTTGAATTGCATGCCAGTGACAAGCCTTTATGTTCCGAATTGAGTTTTAAGGCGGAAGGGAGTGTATTAAATGATACATACTAGTATAACTATACTTTATATTATACCCCGGTTTACTTGgattatatttatgtaaataatgAACCACTTGTACATTGTTCATTGTTCATTAAGTTAATGAGAGATTCATTTTAAGTTATCTCTCTTTTGCAGAGATAGTGAGCTAAATCAATTTACATTATCACCACTTTAGATTTTCCCATGTGTTATAATTCACGTCTAATGAGAGGTAGACATTTGTATGGCTTTCTAGTGAATTTTCTAACCTTCTTATTCCTTCAAAATATTTGGTTAGCCTTGTCAACGGCTAAGACTTCTCCCGAGACCTTCTAACTTGAATCATTACTTTCATTATTTATTCTATATATGATCGATCTAAACCTTCAGATCTGAGTAGATCTAAACTTTTAACATCATAACCATGTTTTagtgtaaatataattttgtttgaacatataacacaacaaagaaaaccaatgataaatattttttgataaacaAATTTAATAACGATGATTTAAGAATTAATGACTACAAATTTAGCATAAACTGAACTGATTTTCTGTGTTGggtaatatatatgtaatgaCAATGATGATTACACAAAAATGTTGcaataaaattttagatctaAATTGTTAGCGATAAAAATAATGCAGCAATAGTTTGGATACATTCTATGACCTCTTCATAATGAAATGCCTATAAAAACGATCTGCAAAACCATGAAATGTaagtatttgtattttaacgGCTTTGTCCATGTGTTTGAGCAACATTCATTACAACTTTAATACAGTGATGAGAACAATCAAGAACAAcagtttttaacaaaaaaaatgctcTCTCCTAACCGGCatttctcctccttctctcaTCTCAAAGTTACAGTAACAGTAATAGTTCAGTCTCGTTTTTCTCCGGCGGTCGCTGACTCATCGTCTCTGTTCTTTCCTTTGATGTCTTCTAATGTTCTCTCCTTCTGTTGTCTCTTTCCGTTTTCTTCTTCAGCTACAGATTCAGGTCGTTTCGTCTCAGATCCGGGTTCTGGTGCTCCTCTAGTGGggctatgggtggtggtgctgCTTGAGGATGGCGGTGGCGGTTTCTAGGCTGCAATGCAGGTTGCCCTAGGGTTTTCTTCCGGTCCATTTTCCATGTACCTCGTTATGGCGTCATGTCGAGCCGAAGTTGTGTGCGATGGTAGTTTTGTTTAGATCTGATATATAGCGAGTCAAAGATCTTTCTCCTCTAGCTCCTCTGGTGGTCTCTGGATGAGGCGTCTGGGTTCGTCGATTGTCGGGTTGTGTCTCGATTTTCAGGTTTTCCCAGTGGCAACGTGTGGTAGGAGTGTGTGGATTGAACGGTGCGTTGTGGTAGTGCGTGTCACCGGAAATGCTTATTTTGCTCTGATTAATGAGCTAATCCAATGTTCCGGTGATTTTCCTTGTCCACTCCTTGGAGTTTTTGGTGGTATGGCCTTACGCCTCGCTCTCTCATCCCTTTAGTATGCGGCTTTGACTTTTTCTCTATTGGTCTTGGTTGCTGTGTAGTCTCCATGCGGCAGTGGGTCACTCGGTTCTGTGCGGTCTTCTCCCTCTATATGTGGGTTCGGTTCAATGGGTGTAGACGGTCCCAAGGGGTCGGGTCTGAAGAAGACATTCTTCAGGTCTGCTTTTCGAACGACGGCATCGTCGCATGGACACTTGCTCTCGTGCCTTCAGGGGTGAATATGTCTGGTGTTTTTGGTAGGTCCATGCTTTGATTCTTCAGCCAGTTTGTGGTTTGTGTTGGGTTGAGTTTCGGAAGATGCATGATCCGTAGCTTCTAAGTTTGAGGGTGCCTATATCTCGGCTCGTGGCAACTATCTCCTGTCTCCGGCCACGAGCCTTTCCAGCTTGCTTTGGTCTTTACCCGATCCACGCTTAGCTGGTTGCTAGTCTAGCTTTCTTGCTATGGTTTCTTGTCAATGTCGTTTTTGTTATATTGcgtaatttaattttcatatttcgctatttgttatctttgtaattgcagtcaaaaaattgaaaatttggtttaatttaacatattaccaaaaaaaaattaatagtgttAGAAAAATATACAGTTTTATCATGACTTCAAATCTCAAACCTGCCTTGAATTTAATTTTCACTAGACAGCACAGTACTACtaagttttaaattattgtCCTAATAAATATCTTATCCAATGTCCACACGTTTGTTCCCCCCTATTATATTCTCACTTTCAAGATCGGTATATTccattttcattattattttttctctcgGACGATCATTGATTTCGAACTCTTTCCAATCTAGACGAACGATCTTTCTCTTGTTacgttcttcttcttcaatcatCTGTTCATATTCATTTTCCCATTTAAATATTCTTTCTTGAGTTTCTCAAAACTTGTCGCTAATCAATGAATCTGATATGCTTTTCGAGGACACCCATCTCTGCAAATTTCTCGGCTTTTCCGTGATTTCCCTGGACAGAATTAGGGTTTAGAGGCAAAGCATATCTTCCTTCTCGAACGATGAGTCATCACCACCACCGGCGTGATTCCGGCGGAGATGTAGTCCACGTGATCCCCACCACAAACAACCCTCCGCCGGAGAATTGGTTCCCCAATCTCGGCGACACCTCCGTATGGGCCACGGAAGACGACTACAACCGCGTCTGGGCTTCGAACCCCGACggcgacaacaacaacaacggtCCTCCTCCGAACAAGAAAACTCGAGGCTCTCCGTCGCCGTCGGCGGCGAGCAACCGCACCAAGGCGATCGGGAAAATGTTCTTCAAGACGAAGCTGTGCTGCAAGTTCCGAGCGGGGACGTGTCCGTACGTGACGAACTGCAACTTCGCTCACACCGTGGAGGAGCTTCGCCGGCCGCCGCCCAACTGGCAGGAGATCGTGGCGGCTCACGAGGAGGAGGGAAGTCCGAGTAGGGAAGAGTTTCAGATCCCGTCTCTGGTGTCGACGGGGGAGGAGAGTGGGAGGTCGTCGTTTAAAGGAAGGCATTGCAAGAAGTATTACACAGAGGAAGGGTGTCCTTATGGTGAGAGCTGTACTTTTATGCACGATGAGGCTTCAAGGAATAGAGAAAGCGTTGCTATTAGTTTAGGCCCTGGTGGCGGttacggtggtggtggtggaagtGGGATTCAGATTGTGAAGCCTTCAAATTGGAAGACAAGGATTTGTAATAAATGGGAGATTACTGGCTATTGTCCCTTTGGTGCTAAGTGCCATTTTGCTCACGGAGCTGCAGGTAAAATGATTTATGGAATGGTTTAACTCTAGTGAGTATCTTGTAGGTTGGGTTATGTACTTATGTTAAAATGTACCTCATTGGACCCTGAAGCTCTAGGCTAGGTGACTCTATCTGGTTCTGTATCTTAAGAAACCGCTTTATTCGATCGAGTTCTTGGATAGCTTTTTGTTAGTTATTAGAGTAGTACAAGTTTAAATCAATGGTTCTTTAATGAATGGAATAGTGAGAATGGATTTATTATAAAGGAGATATGATATGGACTTACAAATGGATAGGAATGCTACAAAAGAAATAGCATACGAGATTGATTTGTGTGTGACTTATATTTGATTGGTTCTGATAGTGCAATGAAACAAGGCTGGCTTATAAGCTGCTTGAAAATTGAATTCTTACAACTTTTGATAGCTTATACGTCTTTTGTTTCTAAAAAGGGTAGAGACTTGATATAGGTTCTTATTGGAAACAAGGTCTTAGAATTGCTGAACTTTATGACCTAAAAGGAGTTGCAAAGTCGTGTAGGTTTTTTTAAAGTTTGGAGTCTTTATGATTGGCAGAGTTGCATAGATTTGGTGGAGGACCCGTAGAAGGAGAAGGCAAAGACGGAGTATCACCCAATTCAGAAGTAAAGCAAACAGGACCAAACCCGAAAGGAGATTCAGACACAACAACAACGACACTTTTATCTCCAGGAGTTCCACATAATTCAGACGCTGGTTACCACAGTGGAGTCGCATTGCAACGAGCTTCTAGTGCGGTGACGCAGAAGCCTGGGATCAGAACACATCAGAAATGGAAAGGACCCGGGAAAATCAGTCTGATATACGGTGATTGGGTTGACGATATTGAATGAAAGTTATCTCCTACTTTTAAACTCCAGTGATGATGGTacagtttgtttgtttgtagaGTTTTGTATCTTTGTAATGGCTTGTATCTCgttttattgttgttgttgttgtacatTATGACTGTTCTAAAAAGTTGAAATTTCTCTATCCTTTCCATTTTTTTATCAATCCAACCATGTATTGATATAAAGCATAAAGATCttgacaagttttttttttgtcacatgaTCAATCTTTTAGGTTCAGCAAACTGTTAATTCAGTTTGTATCACATACATTtcatttttatgatatatacattcttaacaaacaaacaaaaagctgACCACATGTATTCGTTGTTTCAAATCGTATCTAACTAGTTCATGTTTTTAACTTGTAAACTGGTGCATTTCAATCAAACATTTGGTTGATTAGATTTTGAACCAATACATACAAAACGGTTCTTAGTTAAGAAGATGTTCTTTACCGTGATGGAAACGTGTCCGTGCATCACGAATTACAACTGCGATAGCACCGTGGAATCGTGGATGAGCTTCGTCGTTCTCTGCCATATTCacagttaaaaataaaaagagatattttagaatacctCATATGTTCTAATCTCTGGTCTCAactttgattcttcttctctatctctctctctctatagtGCCATACCCCGAGCATCGAACTCGTCACGCGATTGCGATTCACAATAATGTGGCTTCGCTGACCGCTGACCGTATGAGCTACGAGAGTTAGGCGACTTTCCTTTATCCTGCAATTTATTTGACCGAGTTTTGGCCAACAATCtgtatattctttttttttgttcaatctGTATATTCTTTAGCATTTTCTTAACCACAATTAAAACGATTAGAAGTAGCTAATTgactgttgacaaaaaaagaaaggtaGCTGATTGaccaataaatataattattcaataaaatggttatttaacaaaaaaaaagtatcacattctgaaataaaatatggtTACTTATGCAACAAAACaacaatttataaaagaaaactagCGTATAAAAAGTCCTAAATATTAGAATTCTCTATTTGGGTTTCACAAAGAAGTAACAAGTTAAGATCAAAAATAGGTAACTAATATAcgtatatctatactattatttgctaaaaaaatttctattttctcACATTAAAAGTTAACGTAATTATATTGTTGTTACTCTTAATGAATAACtgtatactaggtgttttgtccgcacatgcgggcataaatcgttttactaataataattagtatgtattatgatttaaatatcatgataacttattttttatattcttaatcgttatagttttttatttttatttcggTCTACGTCTTTTTTACACAAATGAAAGTTGTAAAACTATGAGACCATAGAGCATAATTACATATCAaatatttcacaaaataaagcactaaaacacaaataatccaagtaagaataaaaataaataaaaaataaataaaaactaaagttcgATGATAGTTTAGaagataaaaaacaaatttagataatgacaatatttcattggtttacttgatcaatatatacattgacttatcttaatatttcataagtttacttttaataaaagaaaaatagataatgatagttttattgttgttgttgttgtacatTATGACTGTTCTAAAAAGTTGAAATTTCTGTATCCTTTCCATCTTTTTATCAATGCAACCATGTATCCTGCTCATAAAGCATAAAGATCTTGACAAAATATCAATTGAATTTTCTTTCAAGTTGTTTTTTGTCACTggatcaatctttttttttctaagaacGTTAATATCATATTAATGATGTTTAGATTTACAAAAAGTTAATCTAAGAGTACTCTACCttggcaaaaagaaagaaaaaacaagatagAGCAATGTTTAAGAAACCTAGCAGATTAGATAATCCAACTTGACAAAAGAGAATGAAATTTCTTCCTGTCCCTCCTTGCCATGATTGTATTCTTCACATTTCTGTATATCCCTCTTGCAATCACCGTTGGAGCGATAATGCAGTTGTTGTGATATACATTGTTTCTTTGCTTCCATAGATGGTAGACTGTCGACTGAACCGCTATCTTCTTGAGACTGGATCAATCTTTTAGGTGCAGCAAACTCTTAATTCAGTTTGTATCACTTGtacattttgtttttatgatgTATACATtcttaacaaacaaacaaaaagctgACCATGTTTCGTTGTTTCAAATCGTATCTAACTAGTTCATGTTTTTAACTTGTAAACTGGTGCATTTAAATCAAACAGATTCCTGTAAACACTTGGTTGAttagattttgaatttaaaccatttttttaattatacagaggtatcctggccccacaGAAGTGGTCAAAACTAGCACGTGTTGCTACATGTCGGTCATCTatccctggcgatgccgaaatgttaattctccaCTGGCCAGGATTCGAATCCAGGTGGcagaactcacagctgtgaactctttaccaactgagctagaagccCCGGTTAACATATATACAAAACGGTTCTTAGTTAGGAAGATTATTATTCGCCGTGATGGGAACGTCCGTACACCACGAATTACAACTGCGATAAGCACCGTGGAGGAGCTTCGTCGTTCTCTACCATATTCACAGTTACACATCAGTAAAATTAATAAGAGATATTTTACAATACCTCATATGATTTTAATGTATgatacttcttcttcttctctctctctctctctctctctctctctctctctctctctctctctctctctctctttccctttGGTGCCATACCTGAATCTCGAACTCGTAAAGCGATTCTAATTAATGTGTCTTCGCTGACCATATGAGCTACTAGAATTAGGCGACTTCACATTATCTTGAAATTTATTTATCCGCGTTTCAATCTTCTCGGCCAACAATCCGTATATTCTTTGGCATTTACTTAACCACAATTAAAACGATTAGAAGTAGCTAATAGCGTGTAGAGTGAGTGTGCTAGACGAGGAAGCGGGTGAATGGGTCGTGGTAAGTGATCTTTGGACAACTTGAATGTTTGTAGATGCGCAAGAGAGACTCGTGTGACGATCCTCAACAAGTCTCCAATGGTGGCTAAGAGGTTTGAGCACGATGAGCCGTAAAATCTCACTTTGGATTTTTGTCTGAGCTTATTATCATGTAGTTTGAAATTCAGTTTCAGTGTAATGAATCAAAACTTGATTTCTacgaaacaaatattttgagtTGAAAGATATGAAAACAATTAGAATAACAAGAACTAAAATAGAAACATGACCGGTTTGGTTTAAGTGGAAAAGTATAACCGTTAGGAAATGGGTGGAAAATGCAAGCCCGGTTCGATTTCAAAATCAATTGGCTCAGTTTTGAATTATAGCCGTTAGAAAACGCATCTTCACCAAACGCATAAATGATCCATCCTACTCCGTTAATTTATTTCCACAATTTCATTTTCTGGGAAGATCGAATTCTCTCCCTCGACGATTAGCAAAACAAGATTACGATCTTATGATAAGTAAGTGCTTTCGCTCTCTCTCTGTAAATCGTGAATTTGGTTGAGGATTTCTAAGTTTCGAGTACTCTTCGATCGCGATTTTGTCTCTGGGGTCTCCAAATCGTTTCTTCTTGAAGAGATCTTTGATTAGgttgttttttggttttattttgaaGGTCGATTCCGCCTGAAACCCCCGATGTGATTGTTGGGATCTTTCACTC is part of the Raphanus sativus cultivar WK10039 chromosome 5, ASM80110v3, whole genome shotgun sequence genome and harbors:
- the LOC130495194 gene encoding uncharacterized protein LOC130495194; the encoded protein is MRRLGSSIVGLCLDFQVFPVATCGRSVWIERCVVVVRVTGNAYFALINELIQCSGDFPCPLLGVFGVSMRQWVTRFCAVFSLYMWVRFNGCRRSQGVGSEEDILQVCFSNDGIVAWTLALVPSGVNMSGVFGRSML
- the LOC108856619 gene encoding zinc finger CCCH domain-containing protein 12; translated protein: MSHHHHRRDSGGDVVHVIPTTNNPPPENWFPNLGDTSVWATEDDYNRVWASNPDGDNNNNGPPPNKKTRGSPSPSAASNRTKAIGKMFFKTKLCCKFRAGTCPYVTNCNFAHTVEELRRPPPNWQEIVAAHEEEGSPSREEFQIPSLVSTGEESGRSSFKGRHCKKYYTEEGCPYGESCTFMHDEASRNRESVAISLGPGGGYGGGGGSGIQIVKPSNWKTRICNKWEITGYCPFGAKCHFAHGAAELHRFGGGPVEGEGKDGVSPNSEVKQTGPNPKGDSDTTTTTLLSPGVPHNSDAGYHSGVALQRASSAVTQKPGIRTHQKWKGPGKISLIYGDWVDDIE